The stretch of DNA GTGCGGTCGCGCAGGCCGAGCGGCGTCGCGACGTCCGGCGCGCCGAGCAGCGATTCGACCTGCGCTTCGGTCAGCGTCGATGGAAAACGCGGCGGCTGCTTCGCGGAGCGGATGCGCACGGTCGGGTCCGCGCTCACGCGGCGCTCGCGCAGCGCCCAGCCGTAGTAGCGGCGAAACACCGACAGCCGGCGGTTCGCGGAGGTCGCCTTGTCGTCCTTGCGCAGCGCCGCGTAGGCGAGCAGATCGCGTTCTTCCGCGCGGTCGAGCGTGCCGTCGCGCGCACCTGCGAGCCACGACGCGAACAGGCACAGGTCGCGGCGATACGCATCGAGCGTATTGCGCGACAGCCCGTGTTCGAGCCACAGCCCGTCGCAGAACTGGTCGATGCACAGCAGGCTTTCGGCGAGCGACGCGGAGGGCGGCGGGTCGTCGCCGTCGTTATCGTTTCCATCGACCGGCGTTGCGTCGGCCGCCGACGCGCGGCGCGGTGGCTTCGCGGCGGCAGCCGTCGCGTCTCGCCCGGCCGCCGCGCGAGCGCCCCGTTTCGCGCGCGCGCCGCCCGTGGCTGGCGTCGCGTTCGCCGCGCCGTCGCCGGCCGGGGTCTGCGTCGCGTCGTCCGATGCGGTTGCCGGCGGCTCGCCTGCGGTGTTCGTCGTGTTCATCGCGCCGTTCGTCATGGAATCCGCACGCCTTCGTGCGCGAGCAGCCAGCGCTTCACGTCGCGAAAGAAGCCGTCGCCGCCGTGATGCGCGAAGCCGCCGATGCCGCTCGCGGACACCACGCGATGGCACGGGATCACGAGCGGAAAGAGGTTCGACCCGCACGCCTGCCCGACCGCGCGCGGCACGCCGCCGATGCGCTGCGCGAGTTGCCCGTAGGTGAGCACCGTGCCCGCGCCGATCGTGTTGATGCCGTCCCACACGCGCCGCTGGAACGGCGTGCCGAGCGCCGCGAGCGGCAGGTCGAAGCCGGCCGTCGCGCAGTCGAAGTAGCGCGCGATCTGCGCGGCCGCGCGTTCGGCCAGCGCGCAGTCCGGCGCGGCGGACGCCGTCGATGCGGGCAGATAGACGATCTCGCGCACCGCGTCGGCCGACGTGCGGATGCCGACCTTGCCGAACGGCGCGTCGATCACTGCGTTGAACATGATGGTTTGCCTCCTGATCGCAATCGCCGCCCGAGACGGCGGCCGGTCGCGCCCGCCTGCCCGCTACCGTGCCCGCTACTTTACGCTGCGGCGAGCGCCCATTGCACGTGCTCGCGAACCAGCGCGGACGCGTCGTGCTCGCGCGCCCGCAACGCGGCGACGAGTTCCGCGCGCGCCGCGGCGGGCAGCGCGCCGCCGCCGCTGCGCAGCGCATTGCCGATCGCGACCGCGACGTTGCGCAACCAGCGTTCGTAGCCGATGCGCCGGATCGCGCTGCCCTGCATCCGTTCGTCGAACTGCGCATCGGTCCAGCCGAACAGTTCGGCGAGCGTCGCGCGATCGAGCCCGTGGCGCACGTCGAAATCCGCGACCGGCGCGGCCTGCGCGAACTTGTTCCATGGGCACACGAGCTGGCAGTCGTCGCAGCCGTACACGCGATTGCCGATCAACGGCCGCAGCTCCTCGGGGATGCTGCCCGCCAGTTCGATCGTCAGATACGAGATGCAGCGCCGCGCATCGACGCGGTAGGGTCCGGTGATCGCGCCGGTCGGACACGCGCCGATGCAGCGCGCGCAGCTGCCGCAATGCGCGCCCGGCGTCTCGGGCGCGGCGGACGACGGCTCGTCGGCGTCGGCCGGCAGCGGCAGGTCCACGTAGATTTCGCCGAGAAAGAACAGCGACCCGGCATCCCGCTGCAACAGCAGCGTGTGCTTGCCGCGCCAGCCGATGCCCGCCTTCTGCGCGAGTTCGACTTCGAGCACCGGCGCGGAATCGGTGAACACGCGGTAGCCATACGCGCCGACTTCTGCTTCGATCCGCGTCGCAAGCTGCTGCAATCGCGCGCGCAATACCTTGTGATAGTCGCGGCCGCGCGCATAGATCGACACGACCGCGGCCTGCGGATCGGCAAGCCGCGCCTGCTCGCGCGCGCGCCAGTCGAGCGCGGACTCGTCGTCGCGAAGCACGCGTTCATCGGCAGCGCCACTGTCAGAGACGGATGGCGCAAGACTTTCGCGAGCCTTTCCATCGGCGTGCGGCGCGAGCGTCGATGCGGGCAGATAGGCCATCCGCGCGGTAATCACGCGTCGCGTTCCGGCCACAAGCTCGGCGGGACGTGCGCGTTTCATCCCATGTTTGGCCATATAATCCATCTCGCCGTGGTTGCCCGCTTCGAGCCATGCGGCGAGCCCCGCCTCGGCATCGGACAGA from Paraburkholderia caballeronis encodes:
- the xerD gene encoding site-specific tyrosine recombinase XerD, with the protein product MNTTNTAGEPPATASDDATQTPAGDGAANATPATGGARAKRGARAAAGRDATAAAAKPPRRASAADATPVDGNDNDGDDPPPSASLAESLLCIDQFCDGLWLEHGLSRNTLDAYRRDLCLFASWLAGARDGTLDRAEERDLLAYAALRKDDKATSANRRLSVFRRYYGWALRERRVSADPTVRIRSAKQPPRFPSTLTEAQVESLLGAPDVATPLGLRDRTMLELMYASGLRVTELVTLKTVEVGLNEGVVRVLGKGSKERLIPFGEEAHAWIERYLRESRPALLGARTTDALFVTARAEGMTRQQFWHIIKRHAAAAGVHAPLSPHTLRHAFATHLLNHGADLRVVQLLLGHSDISTTQIYTHVARERLRVLHAKHHPRG
- the queG gene encoding tRNA epoxyqueuosine(34) reductase QueG; its protein translation is MNRSPLPPTSQAALQAPSDAHVCAAGDARPPREAPAPGVHPLDEAALAALAARIRAWGRELGFGAIGISDTDLSDAEAGLAAWLEAGNHGEMDYMAKHGMKRARPAELVAGTRRVITARMAYLPASTLAPHADGKARESLAPSVSDSGAADERVLRDDESALDWRAREQARLADPQAAVVSIYARGRDYHKVLRARLQQLATRIEAEVGAYGYRVFTDSAPVLEVELAQKAGIGWRGKHTLLLQRDAGSLFFLGEIYVDLPLPADADEPSSAAPETPGAHCGSCARCIGACPTGAITGPYRVDARRCISYLTIELAGSIPEELRPLIGNRVYGCDDCQLVCPWNKFAQAAPVADFDVRHGLDRATLAELFGWTDAQFDERMQGSAIRRIGYERWLRNVAVAIGNALRSGGGALPAAARAELVAALRAREHDASALVREHVQWALAAA
- a CDS encoding methylated-DNA--[protein]-cysteine S-methyltransferase is translated as MFNAVIDAPFGKVGIRTSADAVREIVYLPASTASAAPDCALAERAAAQIARYFDCATAGFDLPLAALGTPFQRRVWDGINTIGAGTVLTYGQLAQRIGGVPRAVGQACGSNLFPLVIPCHRVVSASGIGGFAHHGGDGFFRDVKRWLLAHEGVRIP